ATTGCCGGCTAAGGGAGCCCTAGGGGGATGGCTTGAGGTTGCCTGGGGTCTTGGAGgagctcggggtcccttttatagCAGTTGAGGTCGGTTCCgacggcggccgtggataggatcgacggtgaaccgccgttctgtagctgcagggcgacgtggcggcgacgtgcGCTAGCAAACGAGCTCGCGGATGAGCTTGAGCTGTTCCAGAGGGCAGCTAGCacgctggagtggctcgggcggtgCTGCCACGGCCGGGGCCTGCtgcggccgtcagctagccgccatggccgacctgacggtggCTCTGTGGGGTGCCAGGCGGTGGCcggggcggctctgcggcgagggaggggtcggGTGCGATGGCTGCGAGTGGCCAAGGGTCAGCACGGGCGCGGGGAGGGCGACaacgagacgcggcggctcggtgcgcgcgcgtgcaaaatgtgcgctctgggcgcgtccagagcaTGCACGCGAggcgttcggcaaaatgccaaggcattCTAGGCCTCTCTGATGCCCCTGTAACTAAACAGAACTAGGCTGATGATTAGGTGAGAGCTAATAGACATGCTGGTAAGGCCATTAGAGCAACTTCCTAATGCAAGTCTAAaagcatgccaaaactggccatgccctTAACCTGCTTGAtgaaatgccaagggcatctaggcatctcttctgctggccaaagtctccagatcaaagtctctttagatgtaggtgagggtggtaaggttagtttgtcaaaaacaaaaacttgttagtgcaagtttttgagaaaaccaattctggacagaaagtaaagggcatagtttcatggaccaaaaatactccaatgggtctattctcctggacttaagggttttgcagggaggactataagcaggagaaagaatcaagggaaaaagggcaagttaaaatatggtttcagtagaaaataccaaactaagccagagagcaaaagaggatgttttgctcaaatttttcaaagaacaccagtgggttAATGCATATagttgaattatatactcctactaacatctccaaattttggtgaaattttaaagaaatatttaaataggttgtagtgcaattcacaaactggaccagatttgaaaacctgGGGTAAAGCTCAAAATTCACAATTGATTAAGagaggtttttgcataaaagtgatttaggaacACCAAATGTCATGCCCAagttttggtgaaatttttaaatgaatctataaaagggttgtagtgcaaaggaGCCTCTAAAACTTATAAAAATCATTTCAAAAAAAATAAGGCTCAGAAAAAAATAATTATTAtataaataattccactgataaaagaaatgttttcttgagagggtatacaagtccaataatatttttggaaagttctcACTTGGGGGAAAACTCCACAATATCCAAGAAAAGGGAGGTTCTGCAaccaaaagataaatccagaaaataaaaattaaatttcctggcaaaattttaattaataaaacaaggtcaaaattttggggtgttacaacacgtgagggggagtgtgtTGATGTATAAATTCATAGTCCATCTTTCTTCATCAGCTTGAGATTTTGGATGAACCGACTAGTGCGTGAAGTTCTACAAGAATCACGGAAGCAATTTTGCATCTTGTTTTTTAGAGGAACTTCTCATCTTGTTGGCACACATATTTATTTCTTTTATTAGAATGATCAAACGAACATTTTGAAACAAACTATCCTCGAAAAAAGGAAAAATTATATCATCAGTCATTAAGATTACAAGTTATTTGCTACATTAGATAGTCCAAATAATTTCATGATTTGGAAGGTTGAAATCTGAGTTAGTAGCtacattaaaaaaaatcaaaataatgctTGATTTACATAAGTGGTTTCCTATCAAAAAAGTTGTATCCAAGTTGTTGCTAGTTCCGCCGActacttgatcatgaaacaaatgtAATGCAACACATTATTAGTGAAGAATCATGGGACAATTGATCTATATCCATATCAAAAGAAGATAGACCACCCAATATCTTTCACTAAATGTTGAGTGAATCTGCATATGTAGTCCAAAGATTTTATACAAAATGTGGATatactctctctatatatatgtatatatatcacaTTCTTCACATAACATCCATCTAAGTAAGGAAGCACTCGATTTCGAGTTTCACTGAAATAACACATTTCCTTGTACCCATGGGTTGTGGTTATGTTGTTACATCAATCTTTTTGTGCTTTTCGTTCACGCCTTACTGCATCACTTTGGCTGAATCGACAGATGTAGGTGGCAATTTACAAATGAATAAGAAGGTAAATAAAGTGTAGTTTTAGCCTTCGATGCATAGTCTTGTTATGTTCCTTATTTATTCACCCTATCCTACTTGATGATTTCATCCTGATGATCAATATTATTTGTAGCGAGTTGGTACTATTCTCTATTAATCATGTGCTAGATTATCAATTAGGACATTTGGTGTCAAAAGAAATACTAGTAGTCTATGAGCTTGATGCAACAATTATGCTACTAGCGAAGAACTAacattttttttacagaacaccacTCTTTTCAGGCATATGCCTTTTCCGTTTGTCAAAAATCAAGATGGAGGAGGCAATATTATTTCTcatgtactctctctctctctcccctctccttccctctctctccttccctctctctctggGTTTTTTCGAAGCCAAGCAAGCGCATGTACTTAAATGCCGGAGAAACAACAATAGAAATCCACATGCATGATGACCTACCTAAGTCCTAGCCGGTGAAGCTAAATTTTGGTCATTAGTGAGGGAGACAAGGTGCATATTTCAAAAATCATTTATCTCGACACCTGGTTTAGCAATCTTGTATGCTTACTCAAAATCCATTTCTCTATAGACGAAAAATGTATGCATATTATTAAGAACATATTTCCTTAATAATTAATTAGGAGAGAACCGGATGAATATCAAACACGAGGAGAACCATCTCTTCGTACGGTGGTGGAGTTGGGGGAGGGGGGGGTACGACTCCACCCACCAGGTTTCAAATCCCGACGCTCATATTTATACTGTATGGGTCTCCCATACAAACATTCAAAAGAAAAACTACCATATACAAAGACATACACCTAAATGAATTAACCTTGAATCCCAATGTATATTGGATATGAAGTGATGGACACTACAAACAAAATATGCCACGAAAACACCGACAACCAACTAGCTTGAAAAGGAACCTAGGACATGGTTTACTGGTGACTTGACGTGACAAAAATATGGCAGAATACCATGCACCTCTATATGTGATAGTCAGATCCAACTTTATTCCTCCACAAAGAGGAGAGAAGGCACTTACATCCTTGAAAAGCACCCGAGCCACACCATCCGACCGACCATGAGTTCCAAAAAAAAAGTAGTGCACCGCCACCAAGAGTTCCCGTTGCACTGACCTTACACCATGTCAGGCAAGCCAAATTAGGAGTAACCTACTGGACAAGATGTCAGGAAAATCTAGATAGCATCCAAATGAGCACGAGGATATCCACGCCATAAGACCTCATACCAACTCCAAGAAAATGCACTCACATTTGTTATGCTAATCTTGTTTGCACTGTACAATATTTTTTAGTATTCACTAATTTGATATACACCTTATTATTCATAGTATGCTATGTGGCGCACTAGACCAGGAGGATTCTATGGCCTTCGAGCTGGAATTAGTACATGGGGTTCACCAAATCAAGAATACTCTCAAGACTCCGGAGCATCCATACAAATTTATTGTCAAGATGGAGGACACTACAACTTAATTGAAGCCGGATTTCATGTATAAACATAACACTCATCATCGTAACTCGACCAGGACTACCCAATAAACTGATACTTCAAATTATGCTTTGGCTTGTAGGTATCCCCTTCTTTGTATCATAACAGAGATGTCCGTTTCTTCACATATTGGACGGTAAGTGTAAACTTAAACGTTTAATAAAACATATAGGTATCAATCTAAGTGTAGGCCAACCATTTTCCAGAAGGACTTTAAATCAGCGGGCTGCTACAACTTGCGGTGCAAAGGATTTGTTCCTGCAAGTGGAGTTGCACTAGTGCCTGGGCAAGCGGTTACTCCTCCATCAAGTTATGGCGAGTATGACCACTATGTTAGGCTTAGTCTTAATAAGGTGCACCCTTTATCCCGGTTTAAATACTAATATACCAGTACATGATTAAATCTGAACATACCGATACATGATTACATTTgaactgttggagatcgttgcagaaattaaaaaatttctacgcatcaccaagaacaatctatggagtcttctagcaacgagagggaaaagagtgcatctacatacccttgtagatcgcgagcggaagcgttcaagtgaacggggttgatggagtcgtactcgtcgtgatccaaatcaccgatgaccgagcgccgaatggacggcacctccgcgttcgacacgcgtacggttggggaagacgtctcctccttcttgatccagcaagggggagggagaggttgatggagatccagcagcacgacggtgtggtggtggaagcagcggggatctcggcagggcttcgccaagctcagcgagagggagaggtgtcacgggagggagagggaggtgccaggggcttgggtgcggctgccctccctccccctctttatatagggcccctggggggcgccggccctaggagatccaatctccaagggggggcggcggccaagggggtggcttgccccccaagccaagtggggcgccccccacccctagggtttccaaccctaggcgcagggggaggcccaaggggggcgcaccagcccaataggggctggtttccctcccacttcagctcatggggccctccgggataggtggccccacccggtggaccccccgggacccttccggtggtcccggtgacccccgaaactttcccggtggccgaaactggacttcctatatacaattcttcacctccggaccattccggaactcctcgtgacgtccgggatctcatccgggactccgaacaactttcggatttccgcatactaatatctctacaaccctagcgtcaccgaaccttaagtgtgtagaccctacgggttcgggagacatgcagacatgaccgagacgactctccggtcaataaccaacagcgggatctggatacccatgttggctcccacatgttccacgatgatctcatcggatgaaccacgatgtcgaggattcaatcaatcccgtatacaattccctttgtcaatcggtacgttacttgcccgagattcgatcgtcggtatcccaataccttgttcaatctcgttaccggcaagtcactttactcgtaccgtaatgcatgatcccgtgaccaaacacttggtcacattgagctcattatgatgatgcattaccgagtgggcccagagatacctctccgtcatacggagtgacaaatcccagtctcgattcgtgccaacccaacagacactttcggagatacccgtagtgcacctttatagccacccagttacgttgtgacgtttggcacacccaaagcactcctatggtatccgggagttgcacaatctcatggtctaaggaaatgatacttgacatttggaaaagctctagcaaacgaactacacgatcttgtgctatgcttaggattgggtcttgtccatcacatcattctcctaatgatgtgatcccgttatcaatgacatccaatgtccatagtcaggaaaccatgactatctgttgatcaacgagctagtcaactagaggctcactagggacatgttgtggtctatgtattcacacatgtattacgatttccggataacacaattatagcatgaacaatagacaattatcatgaacaaggaaatataataataaccattttattattgcctctagggcatatttccaacagtctcccacttgcactagagtcaataatctagttacattgtgatgaatcgaacacccatagagttctggtgttgatcatgttttgctctagggagaggtttagtcaacggatctgctacattcaggtccgtatgtactttacaaatatctatgtctccattttgaacattttcacgaatggagttgaagcgacgcttgatatgcctggtcttcctgtgaaacctgggctccttggcaagggcaatagctccagtgttgtcacagaagagagtcatcgggcccgacgcattgggaataactcctaggtcggtaatgaactccttcacccagattgcttcttgtgctgcctctgaggccgccatgtattccgcttcacatgtagatcccgccacaacgctttgcttgcaactgcaccagcttactgccccaccattcaaaatatacacgtatccggtttgtgacttagagtcatccagatctgtgtcgaagctagcatcgacgtaaccctttacgacgagctcttcgtcacctccataaacgagaaacatatccttagtcctcttcaggtacttcaggatattcttgaccgctgtccagtgttccatgccgggattactttggtaccttcctaccaaacttacggcaaggtttacatcaggtctggtacacaacatggcatacataatagaccctatggccgaggcataggggacgacactcatcttttctctatcttctgccgtggtcgggcattgagccgtgctcaattgcacaccttgcaatacaggcaagaaccccttcttggactgatccatattgaacttcttcaatatcttgtcaaggtacgtactttgtgaaagaccaatgaggcgtcttgatctatctctatagatcttgatgcctaatatataagcagcttctccaaggtccttcattgaaaaacacttgttcaagtaggcctttatgcttcccaagaattctatatcatttcccatcaacagtatgtcatccacatataatatgagaaatgctacagagctcccactcactttcttgtaaacacaggcttctccataagtctgtgtaaacccaaacgctttgatcatctcatcaaatcgaatgttccaactccgagatgcttgcaccagcccatagatggagcgctggagcttgcataccttgttagcattcttaggatcgacaaaaccttccggctgcatcatatacaattcttccttaagaaagccgttaaggaatgccgttttgacgtccatttgccatatctcataatcatagaatgcggcaattgctaacatgattcggacggacttcagcttcgctacgggtgagaaagtctcatcgtagtcaaccccttgaacttgtcgataacccttagcgacaagtcgagccttatagatggtcacattaccatccgcgtctgtcttcttcttaaagatccatttattttctatggctcgccgatcatcgggcaagtcagtcaaagtccatacttcgttttcatgcatggatcctatctcggatttcatggcttctagccatttgtcggaatctgggcccgccattgcttcttcatagttcgaaggttcaccgttgtctaacaacatgatttccaggacagggttgccataccactctggtgtggaacgtgtcctcgtggacctacgaagttcagtagtaacttgatccgaagtaccttgatcatcatcattagcttcctctctagtcagtgcaggcaccacaggaacatcttcctgagctgcgctactttccggttcaagaggtagtacttcatcaagttccactttcctcccacttacttctttcgagagaaactctttttccagaaaggacccgttcttggcaacaaagatcttgccttcggatctgaggtagaaggtatacccaatggtttccttagggtatcctatgaagacgcatttttccgacttgggttcgagcttttcaggttgaagtttcttgacataagcatcgcatccccaaacttttaaaaacgacagcttaggtttcttcccaaaccataattcatacggtgtcgtctcaacggatttcgacggagccctttttaaagtgaatgcggcagtctctaaagcatagccccaaaatgagagctgtagatcggtaagagacatcatagatcgcaccatatccaatagagtgcgattacgacgttcggacacaccatttcgctgacgtgttccaggcggcgtgagttgtgaaactattccacatttccttaagtgtgtaccaaattcgtgactcaactattcccctccacgatctgatcgtaagaattttattttcctgtcacgttgattctcaacctcactctgaaattccttgaacttttcaaaggtctcagacttgtgtttcattaggtagacatacccatatctactgaagtcatcagtgagagtgagaacataacgatagcctccgcgagcctcaacactcattggaccgcacacatcagtatgtatgatttctaataagttggttgctcgctccattgttccggagaacggagtcttggtcattttgcccatgaggcatggttcgcatgtgtcaaatgattcataatcgagagactctaaaagtccatcagcatggagcttgttcatgcacttgacaccaatgtgaccaaggcggcagtgccacaagtatgtgggactatcattatcaactttacatcttttggtattcacactatgaatatgtgtaacatcacgttcgagattcattaagaataaaccattgaccagcggggcatgaccataaaacatatctctcatataaatagaacaaccattattctcggatttaaatgagtagccatctcgcattaaacgagatccagatacaatgttcatgctcacagctggcactaaataacaattattgaggtttaaaactaatcccgtaggtaaatgtagaggtagcgtgccgacggcgatcacatcgaccttggaaccattcccgacgcgcatcgtcacctcgtcctttgccagtctccgtttattccacagctcctgctttgagttacaaatatgagcaactgcaccggtatcaaatacccaggagctactacgagtgctggtaaggtacacatcaataacatgtatatcacatatacctttggtgttgccggccttcttgtccgctaagtacttggggcagttccgcttccagtgaccacttcccttgcaataaaagcactcagtctcaggcttgggtccattctttggcttcttcctggcaactggcttaccgggcgcggcaactcccttgccgtccttcttgaagttcttcttacccttgcctttcttgaacttagtggttttattcaccatcaacacttgatgttcctttttgatctccacctccgctgatttcagcattgaatatacctcaggaatggtcttttccatcccctgcatattgaagttcatcacaaagctcttgtagctcggtggaagcgattgaaggattctgtcaatgaccgcgtcattcgggagattaactcccagttgagtcaagcggttgtgtaacccagacattttgagtatgtgctcactgacagaactattttcctccatcttacaactgaagaacttgtcggagacttcatatctctcgacccgggcatgagcttggaaaaccattttcagctcttcgaacatctcatatgctccgtgttgctcaaaacgcttttggagccccggttctaagctgtaaagcatgccgcactgaacgagggagtaatcatcagcacgctgctgccaagcattcataacgtcttggttctctgggatgggtgcgtcacctagcggtgcttctaggacataatctttcttggcagctatgaggatgatcctcaggttccggacccagtccgtatagttgctgccatcatctttcagcttggttttctctaggaacgcgttgaagttgagggcaacattagcgtgggccatttgatctacaagacatattgtaaagattttagactaagttcatgataattaagttcatctaatcaaattattcaatgaactcccacttagatagacatccctctagtcatctaagtgaaacatgatccgagtcaactaggccgtgtccgatcatcacgtgagacggactagtcaacatcggtgaacatcttcatgttgatcgtatcttctatacgactcatgctcgacctttcggtctttcgtgtttcgaggccatgtctgtacatgctaggctcgtcaagtcaacctaagtgtattgcgtgtgtaaatctggcttacacccgttgtattcgaacgttagaatctatcacacccgatcatcacgtggtgcttcgaaacaacgaaccttcgcaacggtgcacagttagggggaacactttcttgaaattattataagggatcatcttacttactaccgtcgttctaagcaaataagatgcataacatgataaacatcacatgcaatcaaatagtgacatgatatggccaatatcattttgctccttttgatctccatcttcggggcgccatgatcatcgtcgtcaccggcatgacaccatgatctccatcatcgtgtcttcatgaagttgtctcgtcatttattacttctactactatggctaacggtttagcaataaagtaaagtaatttacatgacgttatatgttgacacgcaggtcataaataaattaagacaactcctatggctcctgccggttgtcatactcatcgacatgcaagtcgtgattcctattacaagaacatgatcaatctcatacatcacatatatttcattcatcacatccttttggccatatcacatcagaaggcatatgctgcaaaaacaagttagacgtcctctaattgttgttgcatgtttttacgtggcttctataggtttctagaaagaacgtttcttacctacgtaaaaccacaacgtgatatgccaacttctatttacccttcataaggacccttttcatcgaatccgattcgactaaagtgggagagacagacacccgctagccaccttatgcaactagtgcatgttagtcggtggaacctgactcacgtaagcgtacgtgtaaggtcagtccgggccgcttcatcccacgatgccgccgaaacaagataagactagtagtggcaagaaaattgacaacatctacgcccacaacaagtttgtgttctactcgtgcatagaaactacgcatagacctagctctgataccactgttggagatcgttgcagaaattaaaaaatttctacgcatcaccaagaacaatctatggagtcttctagcaacgagagggaaaagagtgcatctacatacccttgtagatcgcgagcggaagcgttcaagtgaacggggttgatggagtcgtactcgtcgtgatccaaatcaccgatgaccgagcgctgaacggacggcacctccgcgttcaacacacgtacggttggggaagacgtctcctccttcttgatccagcaagggggagggagaggttgatggagatccagtagcacgacggcgtggtggtggaagcagcggggatctcggcagggcttcgccaagctcagcgagagggagaggtgtcacgggagggagagggaggcgccaggggcttgggtgcggctgcccttcctcccccctctttatatagggcccctgggggggcgccggccctaggagatccaatctccaagggggggcggcggccaagggggtggcttgccccccaagccaagtggggcgcccccacccctagggtttccgaccctaggcgtagggggaggcccaaggggggcgcaccagcccaacaggggctggttcccctcccacttcagcccatggggccctccgggataggtggccccacccggtggacccccgggtcccttccggtggtcccggtgacccccgaaactttcccggtggccgaaactggacttcttatatacaattcttcacctccggaactcctcgtgacgtccgggatctcatccgggactccgaacaactttcggatttccgcatactaatatctatacaaccctagcgtcaccgaaccttaagtgtgtagaccctaagggttcgggagacatgcagacatgaccgagacgactctccggtcaataaccaacagcgggatctggatacccatgttggctcccacatgttccacgatgatctcatcggatgaaccacgatgtcgaggattca
This window of the Triticum aestivum cultivar Chinese Spring chromosome 5D, IWGSC CS RefSeq v2.1, whole genome shotgun sequence genome carries:
- the LOC123120676 gene encoding uncharacterized protein, with protein sequence MADLTVALWGARRWPGRLCGEGGVGCDGCEWPRYAMWRTRPGGFYGLRAGISTWGSPNQEYSQDSGASIQIYCQDGGHYNLIEAGFHVSPSLYHNRDVRFFTYWTKDFKSAGCYNLRCKGFVPASGVALVPGQAVTPPSSYGEYDHYVRLSLNKDPKSGDWVVYRHDLQTPSFLGYFPVQLCSGTPRIQALTGFVNYLNSTHGPPMGSGHFPDEKDDDKTTAYFKHVKNYDSKGRAFEPITVNMTPLVDKPDCYTETDFLPGINKGYHFHYGGPSGCVG